The following coding sequences lie in one Myxococcus xanthus genomic window:
- a CDS encoding HNH endonuclease gives MINSAVLVLNRYYQPVHVTSVKRAFSLLYLGVAKAIDSQYRLYEFADWAELSATQDCITTIERTIRVPRVLVLSAYDHLPRGRVRFSRLNIYARDNDTCQYCGKNLPRSELNLDHVMPRTQGGKTTWENVVCSCVPCNLRKGGRTPEQAHMKLLKKPVRPRWTPLFRGASRKVTYREWLPFLHLADASYWNVELLDE, from the coding sequence ATGATCAACAGCGCCGTGCTTGTCCTCAACCGGTACTACCAGCCGGTGCATGTCACCTCGGTGAAGCGGGCGTTCTCGCTCCTGTACCTGGGGGTGGCCAAGGCCATCGACTCGCAGTACCGGCTCTACGAGTTCGCGGATTGGGCGGAGCTGAGCGCGACGCAGGACTGCATCACCACCATCGAGCGCACCATCCGCGTTCCCCGTGTCCTGGTGCTCAGCGCGTATGACCATCTGCCCCGAGGGCGGGTGCGCTTCTCCCGGCTCAACATCTACGCGCGCGACAACGACACCTGTCAGTACTGCGGCAAGAACCTGCCGCGCAGCGAGCTGAACCTGGACCACGTCATGCCGCGCACGCAGGGCGGCAAGACGACGTGGGAGAACGTCGTGTGCTCCTGCGTGCCCTGCAACCTGAGGAAGGGTGGGCGGACGCCTGAGCAGGCCCACATGAAGCTGCTCAAGAAGCCCGTGCGTCCGCGCTGGACGCCGCTGTTCCGCGGCGCCTCCCGCAAGGTGACGTACCGGGAGTGGCTGCCGTTCCTGCACCTGGCGGATGCGTCGTACTGGAACGTCGAGCTGCTCGACGAGTAG
- a CDS encoding zf-TFIIB domain-containing protein, with product MSACPFCQNSMQLTPSGELPLETCGACGAVWFEGEALTKVMGGSVSDALLRRAKNRPGCCKGCQGELQFVPECTHCGTRAPTCPRCGCAPLPVVEVFGVPMEVCSGCAGVALDAGELQQLQDAVETYRNEPLDARATVRLEGPPCCAACRRKLRLEHGFVAEERLYCGSCAPSGATPYRERFSSHDMPMFVPTRRGGQAFNLGGYASQGLMWLLHRMFTQ from the coding sequence ATGAGCGCATGCCCCTTCTGCCAGAACTCGATGCAGCTCACGCCCAGCGGTGAGCTTCCCTTGGAGACCTGTGGCGCCTGTGGCGCGGTGTGGTTCGAGGGCGAAGCGCTCACGAAAGTCATGGGAGGCTCCGTGTCGGATGCGCTCCTGCGACGCGCGAAGAACCGCCCAGGATGCTGCAAGGGCTGTCAGGGCGAGCTCCAGTTCGTCCCGGAGTGCACACACTGCGGAACCCGCGCCCCTACCTGTCCACGCTGTGGCTGCGCGCCCCTGCCCGTAGTGGAGGTGTTCGGGGTCCCCATGGAGGTGTGCTCGGGCTGCGCGGGCGTGGCCCTGGACGCGGGCGAGCTCCAGCAACTGCAAGACGCTGTGGAGACGTACCGCAACGAGCCGCTGGATGCCCGCGCCACGGTGCGGCTCGAAGGGCCCCCCTGCTGTGCCGCGTGCCGACGCAAGCTACGGCTGGAGCACGGCTTCGTCGCGGAGGAGCGCCTCTACTGCGGGAGTTGCGCGCCCAGTGGCGCCACCCCCTACCGGGAAAGGTTCAGCAGCCACGACATGCCGATGTTCGTCCCCACCCGGCGTGGAGGCCAGGCCTTCAACCTGGGCGGGTATGCCTCCCAGGGCTTGATGTGGCTGCTCCACCGGATGTTCACCCAATGA
- a CDS encoding ATP-binding protein, producing the protein MDIRTQSALLASIIGLALGVSMLLRPGRPRVLTLYSVFALTVAGYYLSLFFHSVFPAGDYPWTSRIFVGATILVGSLVPGAAVAFFLEFLGVSKGTNLVGRRLALLSAVLGLTVAVTPLADKLWARVGMGVWVLGTLLTYGSLLLHRVRTTESRIEKFRLAYLAIGAGAAILFSALDFLVSFGIPFPTLGSVFSTLYLFFLAHTLLRLRLMDLHELLGKIASQTVLASILAAVFTVLTAWGKENTGLFLFNTVVAAFVILILLEPLKVKVEEMVVRIFFRERFALLDSLGSLRARMANVIEISELARLVLDTLHETGRVTHASVYLLAEDRPGYRLLDSRGPLPVAFLDTAAARGLLFAAASGQKAVLRENVERRMATMRLQAVEGKRYRDELKRLNDTRTALVQVKAGIAVPLMGNDRVIGFLNLWDERVPEAFASDEIAIILEVAERLATVLENSKLYEKIRERDRLAALGEMAAGLAHEIRNPLGAIKGAAQCLDPAHFQGEDAEFLEVIVEEVNRLNGVVTAFLDYARPLKQSFGTTDLNEVVTRTMRLIQNDVPPNLHLAVELDLMLPRVDGDAEQLKQVLINLVQNAVQALETREGRISVRTEKPERFGELRSAGAEFVEVQVSDNGPGIPPDQHPHIFVPFYTTKQKGTGLGLAICQRIVKNHGGSISVQSKVGEGTMFVIRLPALPSEQPPAEATSVDGLPDGKRPSQSLPVSDELRDAGKPSHAEARAKRERRKRLRA; encoded by the coding sequence ATGGACATCCGGACACAGAGCGCGCTGCTGGCATCCATCATCGGGCTCGCCCTGGGCGTGTCCATGTTGCTGCGGCCCGGCAGGCCCAGGGTACTGACGCTGTACTCCGTCTTCGCGCTGACGGTGGCCGGCTACTACCTTTCGCTCTTCTTTCACAGCGTCTTCCCGGCCGGCGACTACCCGTGGACATCCCGCATCTTCGTGGGCGCCACCATCCTGGTGGGCTCACTGGTGCCGGGCGCGGCCGTTGCCTTCTTCCTGGAGTTCCTGGGCGTCAGCAAGGGGACAAACCTGGTGGGCCGCCGGCTCGCCCTGCTGTCCGCCGTCCTGGGGCTGACCGTGGCTGTCACCCCCCTGGCCGACAAGCTCTGGGCCCGGGTGGGCATGGGCGTGTGGGTGCTGGGCACGTTGCTGACCTACGGTTCATTGCTGCTCCACCGGGTCCGCACCACAGAGTCACGCATCGAGAAGTTCCGGCTGGCGTACCTGGCCATTGGCGCGGGCGCGGCCATCCTCTTCTCCGCGCTGGATTTCCTGGTCAGCTTCGGCATCCCCTTCCCCACGCTGGGGTCGGTCTTCTCCACGCTGTACCTGTTCTTCCTGGCCCACACGCTGCTGCGTCTGCGGCTCATGGACCTGCACGAGCTGCTGGGCAAGATCGCCTCGCAGACGGTGCTGGCCAGCATCCTGGCCGCCGTCTTCACGGTGCTGACTGCGTGGGGGAAGGAGAACACCGGCCTCTTCCTCTTCAACACGGTGGTGGCCGCGTTCGTCATCCTCATCCTCCTGGAGCCGCTGAAGGTGAAGGTGGAGGAGATGGTGGTGCGCATCTTCTTCCGCGAGCGCTTCGCCCTCCTGGACTCGCTGGGCTCGCTGCGCGCGCGCATGGCGAACGTCATCGAGATTTCCGAGCTGGCCCGGCTGGTGCTGGACACGCTCCACGAGACGGGCCGCGTCACGCACGCCTCCGTGTACCTGCTGGCGGAGGACCGGCCCGGATACCGGCTGCTGGATTCGCGCGGCCCGCTGCCGGTGGCCTTCCTGGACACGGCGGCGGCGCGCGGCCTGCTCTTCGCGGCGGCCAGCGGACAGAAGGCGGTGCTGCGGGAGAACGTGGAGCGCCGCATGGCCACCATGCGGCTGCAGGCGGTGGAGGGCAAGCGCTACCGGGACGAGCTCAAGCGGCTCAACGACACGCGCACGGCGCTGGTGCAGGTGAAGGCCGGCATCGCCGTGCCGCTGATGGGCAATGACCGCGTCATCGGGTTCCTCAACCTGTGGGACGAACGGGTGCCGGAGGCCTTCGCGTCCGACGAAATCGCCATCATCCTGGAGGTGGCGGAGCGGCTGGCGACGGTGCTGGAGAACTCCAAGCTCTACGAGAAGATTCGCGAGCGGGACCGCCTGGCCGCGCTGGGTGAGATGGCGGCGGGTCTCGCGCATGAGATTCGCAATCCGCTGGGCGCCATCAAGGGCGCGGCGCAGTGCCTGGACCCGGCGCACTTCCAGGGCGAAGACGCCGAGTTCCTCGAAGTCATCGTCGAGGAGGTCAACCGGCTCAACGGCGTGGTGACGGCGTTCCTCGACTATGCGCGCCCGCTGAAGCAGAGCTTCGGCACCACCGACCTCAACGAGGTGGTCACGCGCACCATGCGGCTCATCCAGAACGACGTGCCGCCCAACCTCCACCTGGCCGTGGAGCTGGACTTGATGTTGCCGCGCGTGGACGGCGACGCGGAACAGCTCAAACAGGTGCTCATCAACCTGGTGCAGAACGCGGTGCAGGCGCTCGAGACGCGCGAGGGCCGCATCAGCGTGCGCACGGAGAAGCCGGAGCGCTTCGGTGAGCTGCGCAGCGCCGGCGCCGAGTTCGTGGAGGTACAGGTGTCCGACAACGGGCCCGGCATTCCTCCGGACCAGCACCCGCACATCTTCGTGCCCTTCTACACGACGAAGCAGAAAGGCACCGGCCTGGGGCTGGCCATCTGCCAACGCATCGTGAAGAACCACGGCGGCAGCATCTCCGTGCAGAGCAAGGTGGGCGAAGGCACCATGTTCGTCATCCGCCTCCCCGCCCTCCCCTCCGAGCAACCACCCGCGGAGGCCACCTCCGTGGACGGCCTGCCTGACGGGAAGCGGCCGTCGCAGTCATTGCCCGTGTCCGACGAACTGCGCGACGCGGGCAAGCCATCGCACGCGGAAGCTCGCGCCAAGCGGGAGCGCCGCAAGCGGCTCCGCGCTTGA
- a CDS encoding P-loop NTPase → MVSGPPGLSRRPRPRRIIAVGGGKGGIGKSMVSANLGVALAQSGANVLLVDVDLGGANLHTCLGVGQPNATLSDFLRRNKAQLEEVIVPTGVPRLSLIAGAQDALDAANLKYAQKQKLLRTLMGTSADYLILDLGAGTSFNTIDFFILADHGVLVMLPEPTSVENAYRFAKAAFFRKLQQVESQYGIEDLVEDALTTREGALRTLHDVLAQARRKDPVIADRLERELSAFRIRLIVNQARTDADLSVGASVAAAWKKFFGIEMDVLGAIRYDDEAWRAVRKRKPVLIERPDSAAATAIQVIATRILTLDGSPQRSTP, encoded by the coding sequence ATGGTCTCCGGTCCTCCTGGTCTGTCACGCCGTCCTCGCCCCCGGCGCATCATCGCCGTAGGAGGCGGGAAGGGCGGTATTGGCAAGTCCATGGTGTCCGCCAACCTGGGCGTGGCCCTGGCCCAATCCGGGGCCAACGTGCTGCTCGTGGACGTGGACCTGGGCGGTGCCAATCTCCACACATGCCTGGGGGTGGGGCAACCCAACGCGACGCTGTCCGACTTCCTGCGGCGGAACAAGGCGCAGCTGGAAGAGGTCATCGTTCCGACGGGCGTGCCCCGGCTGTCGCTGATCGCCGGCGCGCAGGATGCGCTGGACGCGGCCAACCTCAAGTACGCGCAGAAGCAGAAGCTGCTGCGGACGTTGATGGGCACGTCGGCGGACTACCTCATCCTGGACCTGGGCGCGGGGACGAGCTTCAACACCATCGACTTCTTCATCCTCGCCGACCACGGCGTGCTGGTGATGCTGCCCGAGCCCACGTCGGTGGAGAACGCCTACCGCTTCGCGAAGGCGGCCTTCTTCCGCAAGCTCCAGCAGGTGGAGTCGCAGTACGGCATCGAGGACCTGGTGGAGGATGCGCTCACCACCCGCGAGGGGGCGCTGCGCACCCTGCATGACGTGCTGGCGCAGGCCCGGCGCAAGGACCCGGTCATCGCGGACCGCCTGGAGCGCGAGCTCTCCGCGTTCCGCATCCGGCTGATCGTGAATCAGGCGCGTACGGACGCGGACCTGTCGGTGGGCGCCTCGGTGGCCGCCGCATGGAAGAAGTTCTTTGGCATCGAAATGGATGTCCTGGGTGCCATTCGCTACGACGACGAGGCGTGGCGAGCGGTGCGCAAGCGCAAGCCCGTCCTCATCGAGCGACCGGATTCCGCGGCGGCCACTGCCATTCAGGTCATCGCAACGCGTATCCTCACACTCGACGGCTCCCCCCAGCGCTCCACACCATGA
- a CDS encoding helix-turn-helix domain-containing protein has protein sequence MKPFEQQTYYEILEVPVTAPMEEIRAAYERLMELYSPDSIAVYALVDEGQVDGLRTRMAEALEILSDEELRAEYDKDLGLPARRLMDAVSTGGEVAHAEAPVEKRAEPELVGVAASGAEDQTGGLLTQVPETGTNGRPGAVRDVPVEDSETAMTGRDGEGEAAANATEPRVEPVPASSGQADFRASFFRGFSFAYVSSSLQDTQRLGSAVDVPASSIQPQVSGGGTGTMAASAESQREASGAVPAASVGETAVTQGAAAVAPGTVPASEAASVSPSAPSVTGSAPIPATSPQVNVSVPASGSDASVTASAAVPTPATAATVSAPASVSDAQVTASAVPPPASGAAVSAPASVSDAPATASAVAPTPASAAPVSAPASESSATVIAPAAPASGPAAASVPTQSATVSAVAAPSPSAPATAAPGAPTSEASAEPLPPVLASASPVPPAPQAPEADSTALVPVRPSPASAAPSEPGRAGARPGRPLEDAPQIAQDSAIATAEAALAQVSQAASRAREPRPRVPDIPSDAEFNGELLRQVREARGMTLQQVADRTRITRMHLENVEADRYNLLPPSVYLRGILMSLARELGLDPLRVSKSYLALSSEKSGRK, from the coding sequence ATGAAGCCCTTCGAGCAGCAGACCTATTACGAGATTCTCGAAGTCCCCGTCACCGCTCCGATGGAGGAGATTCGGGCGGCATACGAACGGCTGATGGAGCTGTATTCGCCGGACTCCATCGCCGTCTATGCGCTCGTGGACGAGGGCCAGGTGGATGGGCTCCGCACTCGGATGGCCGAGGCGCTGGAGATTCTCTCCGACGAAGAGCTGCGCGCCGAGTACGACAAGGATCTGGGGCTCCCGGCCCGCCGGTTGATGGACGCGGTGTCGACCGGGGGCGAGGTGGCCCACGCCGAGGCGCCGGTGGAAAAGCGTGCGGAGCCGGAGCTTGTTGGGGTTGCCGCATCCGGCGCGGAAGATCAGACTGGCGGCCTTTTGACACAGGTCCCCGAAACGGGGACGAACGGGAGGCCAGGAGCAGTGCGAGACGTGCCGGTGGAGGACTCGGAGACCGCGATGACGGGGCGGGACGGGGAAGGGGAGGCCGCGGCCAATGCGACGGAGCCTCGAGTGGAGCCGGTGCCGGCGTCCTCGGGGCAGGCGGACTTCCGGGCGTCGTTCTTCCGTGGGTTCTCGTTCGCGTATGTGTCCAGCTCGTTGCAGGACACGCAGCGGCTGGGGAGCGCGGTGGATGTTCCCGCTTCGTCGATTCAGCCCCAGGTTTCCGGTGGTGGGACGGGCACGATGGCTGCGAGCGCTGAGTCGCAGCGCGAGGCCTCCGGGGCGGTGCCTGCGGCGTCGGTGGGTGAGACGGCTGTGACCCAGGGGGCTGCTGCGGTGGCGCCTGGTACTGTTCCGGCCAGCGAGGCTGCTTCGGTTTCCCCGAGCGCCCCTTCGGTAACGGGCAGCGCGCCGATTCCGGCGACGTCTCCGCAGGTCAACGTCAGCGTCCCTGCTTCGGGCAGTGATGCCTCGGTGACTGCTTCTGCCGCTGTGCCGACGCCTGCTACGGCAGCCACTGTCAGCGCGCCGGCTTCGGTCAGCGATGCACAGGTGACTGCTTCTGCCGTGCCGCCGCCTGCATCGGGAGCGGCCGTCAGCGCGCCGGCTTCAGTCAGTGATGCCCCGGCGACGGCTTCGGCCGTCGCACCGACTCCCGCCTCGGCCGCTCCCGTCAGTGCCCCGGCGTCGGAAAGCAGTGCCACGGTGATTGCCCCGGCAGCTCCGGCCAGTGGCCCAGCCGCCGCGTCGGTTCCCACGCAAAGTGCCACGGTCAGCGCCGTGGCGGCGCCATCCCCCTCGGCGCCTGCTACCGCCGCGCCTGGCGCCCCGACATCGGAAGCCAGCGCGGAGCCCCTCCCGCCGGTTCTAGCGAGCGCCAGCCCGGTACCTCCGGCCCCCCAGGCACCCGAGGCCGACTCGACCGCCCTCGTCCCTGTCCGTCCGTCGCCCGCCTCGGCGGCTCCGTCCGAGCCGGGCCGGGCTGGGGCGCGTCCCGGGCGGCCCCTGGAAGACGCGCCGCAGATCGCCCAGGACTCCGCCATCGCCACGGCGGAGGCGGCGCTGGCGCAGGTGTCCCAGGCCGCGTCGAGGGCCCGTGAGCCCCGGCCTCGCGTCCCGGACATCCCATCCGACGCCGAGTTCAACGGCGAGCTGCTCCGCCAGGTCCGAGAGGCCCGGGGGATGACCCTCCAGCAGGTGGCCGACCGCACCCGCATCACGCGCATGCACCTGGAGAACGTCGAGGCGGACCGCTACAACCTGCTCCCGCCCTCGGTCTACCTGCGAGGTATCCTGATGAGCCTCGCCCGCGAGCTGGGGTTGGATCCACTCCGCGTCTCCAAGAGCTACCTGGCCCTGTCTTCTGAGAAGTCAGGCCGGAAGTAG
- a CDS encoding transglycosylase SLT domain-containing protein yields MKPFLSKLAVAASALLMTAQAPAPKAVSSTPAEPEASEAPAQHPSNAPPEAQLSPPPDSEKAPLPVGYVEVLNPAFPNAAPPTPVVHRGRRYALEDLAPYFGEGKKKEARDAFDRGQYTRARELLKDEGDSPPVRYLRALAAVRAGDDASAAKEFAELAPDYPALKDRCLTHGGVALESLRRFDEAAVLLEQVPPESKLYVDARLALSRVLRKKKDAAGAMAALEPLTSRAAPSWGRNVGAEALMAIADIAAEKKDKAAERAALWRLWAAHPLSALSKQAEKRLKGQTPPVDARVGRGEALVELHRNKAGLEQLEPLLPKLELPDPLACRAHFAFGKGMRKERQHTRAIQVLTPVAEKCQDRDLLARVLYVLGSSRSIVDQARGTETYERLAREFPDHSFADDGLFYAADLYLKTGRPKEAMARLDTLARLYPQGDFLGEALFKAFWIARTTGVEDSGLSFLDRIEAQFAKADESYDVERARYWRARTMQEKGNIQGAAELFEKLSVDHPATYYGLMARSQLAKVDPPRLEKVSAEIFTVPEAASPWPLFAGPMGEDPHFRAGVELYRLGFKEAVSSEMLAVNRTNLPAESVRLLVLVLHEAGDERSAHAVARLALRKDLSGRITPETRVVWEVAYPNAFRDSIEKHTADVGVEPDLLQALMREESALDPKALSWAGAMGLTQLMPSTAKGVARELKLKRFSVDQLLQPDLNIRMGAHYLGGLLKRFNGHTPYAVGSYNAGPGAVNRWRSDRPDLALDAWVEEIPISETRGYIKRVLRSFNTYQLLYGRAPKLPVLKSAAK; encoded by the coding sequence ATGAAGCCCTTCCTTTCCAAGCTCGCCGTCGCCGCCTCCGCGCTCCTGATGACCGCGCAGGCACCCGCCCCGAAGGCGGTTTCGTCCACCCCGGCCGAGCCCGAGGCGTCCGAAGCGCCGGCCCAGCACCCCAGCAACGCGCCTCCAGAGGCGCAGCTGTCGCCCCCTCCCGACTCGGAGAAGGCGCCGCTGCCGGTGGGCTACGTGGAGGTGCTCAACCCCGCCTTCCCCAATGCCGCGCCGCCCACGCCGGTGGTGCACCGGGGCCGCCGCTACGCGCTGGAGGACCTGGCGCCGTACTTCGGCGAGGGCAAGAAGAAGGAGGCCCGTGACGCGTTCGACCGTGGACAGTACACGCGCGCCCGCGAGCTGCTGAAGGACGAGGGCGACAGCCCGCCGGTGCGCTACCTGCGCGCCCTGGCCGCCGTCCGCGCCGGAGATGACGCGTCCGCCGCCAAGGAGTTCGCCGAACTGGCCCCGGACTACCCCGCGCTGAAGGACCGCTGCCTGACGCATGGCGGCGTGGCGCTGGAGAGCCTGCGCCGCTTCGATGAGGCCGCGGTCCTGCTGGAGCAGGTGCCACCCGAGTCCAAGCTGTACGTGGACGCGCGGCTGGCCCTGTCGCGCGTGCTGCGCAAGAAGAAGGACGCGGCGGGCGCCATGGCCGCGCTGGAGCCGCTCACGTCGCGCGCGGCGCCCAGCTGGGGCCGCAACGTGGGCGCCGAGGCGCTGATGGCCATCGCCGACATCGCCGCGGAGAAGAAGGACAAGGCCGCCGAGCGCGCCGCGCTGTGGCGCCTGTGGGCCGCGCACCCGCTGTCCGCCTTGTCGAAGCAGGCCGAGAAGCGCCTCAAGGGGCAGACGCCGCCCGTCGATGCGAGGGTGGGGCGTGGCGAGGCGCTGGTGGAGTTGCACCGGAACAAGGCCGGCCTGGAGCAGTTGGAGCCGCTGCTGCCGAAGCTGGAGCTTCCGGACCCGCTGGCCTGCCGCGCGCACTTCGCCTTCGGCAAGGGCATGCGCAAGGAGCGCCAGCACACGCGCGCCATCCAGGTGCTGACGCCCGTGGCGGAGAAGTGCCAGGACCGGGACCTGCTGGCGCGCGTGCTGTACGTGCTCGGCTCGTCGCGCTCCATCGTCGACCAGGCGCGGGGCACGGAGACCTACGAGCGGCTGGCGCGCGAGTTCCCGGACCACTCGTTCGCGGATGATGGCCTCTTCTACGCGGCCGACCTGTACCTGAAGACGGGCCGTCCGAAGGAGGCCATGGCCCGCCTGGACACGCTGGCCCGGCTGTACCCGCAGGGGGACTTCCTGGGCGAGGCGCTCTTCAAGGCGTTCTGGATTGCCCGCACCACGGGCGTGGAGGACTCCGGCCTGTCGTTCCTGGACCGCATCGAGGCGCAGTTCGCCAAGGCGGACGAGAGCTACGACGTGGAGCGCGCGCGCTACTGGCGGGCGCGGACGATGCAGGAGAAGGGCAACATCCAGGGCGCGGCGGAGCTGTTCGAGAAGCTCTCCGTGGACCACCCGGCGACCTACTACGGGCTGATGGCGCGCTCGCAGCTGGCGAAGGTGGATCCGCCTCGGCTGGAGAAGGTGTCCGCCGAAATCTTCACCGTGCCCGAGGCCGCCAGCCCCTGGCCGCTGTTCGCCGGCCCCATGGGCGAGGACCCGCACTTCCGCGCGGGCGTGGAGCTGTACCGCCTGGGCTTCAAGGAAGCCGTGTCGTCCGAGATGCTGGCCGTCAACCGGACCAATCTGCCCGCAGAGTCCGTGCGCCTGCTGGTGCTGGTGCTGCACGAGGCCGGGGACGAGCGCTCCGCCCACGCGGTGGCGCGGCTGGCGCTGCGGAAGGACTTGAGCGGGCGCATCACGCCGGAGACGCGCGTGGTGTGGGAGGTGGCCTATCCCAACGCCTTCCGCGACAGCATCGAGAAGCACACCGCGGACGTGGGCGTGGAGCCGGACCTGCTCCAGGCGTTGATGCGGGAGGAGAGCGCGCTGGACCCCAAGGCGCTCTCGTGGGCGGGCGCGATGGGCCTCACCCAGTTGATGCCGTCCACCGCGAAGGGCGTGGCGCGCGAGCTGAAGCTCAAGCGCTTCAGCGTGGACCAGTTGCTCCAGCCCGACCTCAACATCCGCATGGGGGCCCACTACCTGGGCGGCTTGCTCAAGCGCTTCAACGGGCACACGCCCTATGCGGTGGGCAGCTACAACGCCGGACCTGGCGCGGTGAATCGTTGGAGGTCCGACAGGCCGGACCTGGCGCTGGACGCATGGGTGGAGGAAATCCCCATCTCCGAGACGCGCGGCTACATCAAGCGCGTGCTGCGCTCGTTCAACACGTACCAACTGCTGTACGGACGGGCGCCCAAGCTGCCGGTGCTCAAGAGCGCCGCGAAGTAG
- a CDS encoding cold-shock protein yields MATGTVKWFNDAKGFGFIMQDGGGEDLFCHHTAIQTQGFRTLQEGQKVEFDVARGPKGLQAQNVRPV; encoded by the coding sequence ATGGCGACTGGTACCGTGAAGTGGTTCAACGACGCGAAGGGCTTTGGGTTCATCATGCAGGACGGCGGGGGCGAGGATCTCTTCTGCCACCACACTGCGATTCAGACCCAGGGCTTCCGCACGCTGCAGGAAGGCCAGAAGGTCGAGTTCGATGTGGCCCGTGGCCCCAAGGGCCTGCAGGCTCAGAACGTTCGCCCGGTCTGA
- the selA gene encoding L-seryl-tRNA(Sec) selenium transferase: MGAPSNSGDGGKNALLRALPSVEQLLRRPSLEPLLSGVPRARAVAALRLAVDRARGRLVASGGPGFEDADVQHALDTLATPGLRPVLNATGVVLHTNLGRAPLAASAVARVAEVARGYSNLEYDLDEGERGSRYAPLVGLLCSLTGAEDAVVVNNCAGAVLLVLAALASGRECVVSRGELVEIGGGFRVPEVMRQSGAKLVEVGTTNRTRLSDYSAALGPESALLVKVHRSNFALVGFTEEVEVAELSALGRARGVPVFQDLGAGALVPLQGEGLSQELTVAQAVAAGADVVAFSGDKLLGGPQAGVVVGRSVLLARIKAHPLMRALRVDKLTVAALEATLVLYRDGRAEEVPVHRLLAQSPEDLRARAVRLQGLLTGRGVRARVASVVGQVGGGAMPLARLPSSACILTLEKPETFLDCLRGGMSPVIGRIADGEVLLDVRCLKEEELQAVADAVAAAIPGNPP; the protein is encoded by the coding sequence GTGGGCGCCCCGTCGAACAGTGGAGACGGTGGGAAGAATGCGCTCTTGCGCGCGCTCCCCTCCGTCGAGCAACTCCTTCGGCGCCCGTCGCTGGAACCCCTGTTGAGTGGAGTCCCCAGGGCCCGTGCTGTGGCCGCGCTCCGGCTGGCGGTCGACCGGGCCCGGGGCCGGTTGGTGGCCTCAGGCGGGCCAGGCTTCGAGGATGCGGACGTCCAGCACGCCCTGGACACGCTGGCCACACCGGGGCTGCGGCCCGTGCTCAACGCCACCGGGGTGGTGCTGCACACCAACCTGGGACGCGCACCCTTGGCGGCCTCGGCCGTGGCGCGCGTGGCCGAGGTGGCACGGGGATACTCCAACCTCGAGTACGACCTGGATGAGGGAGAGCGGGGCAGTCGCTACGCTCCGTTGGTGGGCCTGCTGTGCTCACTGACGGGCGCGGAGGACGCGGTCGTCGTCAACAACTGCGCGGGCGCGGTGCTGCTGGTGCTGGCGGCGCTGGCGTCCGGCCGCGAGTGCGTGGTGTCGCGCGGTGAGCTGGTGGAGATTGGCGGCGGCTTCCGTGTCCCGGAGGTGATGCGGCAGTCGGGCGCGAAGCTGGTGGAGGTGGGCACCACCAACCGGACGCGGCTGTCGGATTACTCGGCGGCGCTGGGCCCGGAGTCGGCGCTGCTGGTGAAGGTGCACCGCTCCAACTTCGCGTTGGTGGGCTTCACGGAAGAGGTAGAGGTCGCGGAGCTCTCGGCGTTGGGCCGCGCGCGCGGCGTGCCGGTGTTCCAGGACCTGGGCGCGGGCGCGCTGGTGCCGCTGCAGGGCGAGGGCCTGAGCCAGGAGCTCACGGTGGCCCAGGCCGTGGCGGCGGGCGCGGACGTGGTCGCCTTTTCGGGAGACAAGCTGCTGGGAGGACCCCAGGCGGGAGTCGTGGTGGGCCGGTCCGTGCTGCTGGCACGCATCAAGGCCCACCCGCTCATGCGGGCCCTGCGGGTGGACAAGCTGACGGTCGCCGCGCTCGAAGCCACCCTGGTGCTGTACCGGGATGGCCGGGCGGAAGAGGTTCCGGTGCATCGCCTGCTTGCCCAGTCGCCGGAGGACCTTCGCGCCCGGGCGGTACGGCTGCAGGGCCTGCTGACGGGGCGGGGTGTGCGTGCGCGTGTGGCCAGCGTGGTGGGGCAGGTGGGTGGGGGTGCCATGCCGCTGGCCAGGTTGCCGTCCTCCGCGTGCATCCTCACCCTAGAAAAGCCGGAAACATTCCTGGACTGCCTGCGCGGGGGAATGTCGCCGGTTATTGGCAGGATCGCGGATGGCGAGGTGCTCCTCGACGTCCGGTGTCTCAAGGAGGAGGAGCTCCAGGCTGTCGCGGATGCCGTCGCGGCCGCCATTCCAGGGAACCCGCCATGA